In Stomoxys calcitrans chromosome 2, idStoCalc2.1, whole genome shotgun sequence, the following proteins share a genomic window:
- the LOC106091092 gene encoding oxidoreductase-like domain-containing protein 1 → MYPVFIKSGYRKFLLQCGKRVTANFSPTVVVISRYTNNDSKSDDHVDDNDFVVVDGIKLPPEPTTCCMSGCANCVWIDYAETIAKLMDGNTDKVRELVLEKIEDPNLRMFLSIELKSIQYKKDTESPKPTTADGDSNKPIN, encoded by the exons ATGTATCCTGTTTTCATAAAAAGTGGCTATAGAAAGTTTTTATTACAATGTGGCAAACGTGTTACTGCCAACTTTTCACCTACCGTCGTCGTCATATCACGTTACACCAACAACGATAGTAAATCTGATGATCATGTTGATGATAATGACTTCGTTGTGGTTGATGGCATTAAG CTTCCGCCGGAACCCACTACATGCTGTATGTCCGGTTGTGCAAATTGTGTTTGGATCGATTATGCCGAAACAATTGCCAAGCTAATGGATGGCAATACGGATAAAGTTCGTGAGTTGGTATTGGAGAAAATCGAAGATCCCAATTTGCGTATGTTTTTGAGCATTGAATTGAAAAGCATTCAATATAAAAAGGATACAGAGTCGCCAAAGCCTACCACTGCTGATGGCGATAGCAATAAACCAATCAACTAA